The Neomonachus schauinslandi chromosome 4, ASM220157v2, whole genome shotgun sequence genome includes a region encoding these proteins:
- the LOC110578675 gene encoding heterogeneous nuclear ribonucleoprotein D-like has product KELFRRHFKSSSMQRSAAAAAATRTARQHHTADNSATMEDMNEYSNIEEFAEGSKINASKNQQDDGKMFIGGLSWDTSKKDLTEYLSRFGEVVDCTIKTDPVTGRSRGFGFVLFKDAASVDKVLELKEHKLDGKLIDPKRAKALKGKEPPKKVFVGGLSPDTSEEQIKEYFGAFGEIENIELPMDTKTNERRGFCFITYTDKEPVKKLLESRYHQIGSGKCEIKVAQPKEVYRQQQQQQKGGRGAAAGGRGGTRGRGRRQGQNWNQGFNNCYDQGYGNYNSAYGGDQNYSGYGGFYYTGYNYGNYGYGQGYADYSGQQSTYGKASRGGGNHQNNYQPY; this is encoded by the coding sequence aaagagctcttccGCCGCCATTTTAAATCCAGCTCCATGCAACGCtccgccgccgctgctgccgcGACCCGGACTGCACGCCAGCACCACACGGCCGACAACTCCGCCACCATGGAGGATATGAACGAGTACAGCAACATAGAGGAATTCGCAGAGGGATCCAAGATCAACGCGAGCAAGAATCAGCAGGATGACGGTAAAATGTTTATTGGAGGCTTGAGCTGGGATACAAGCAAGAAAGATCTGACTGAATATTTGTCTCGATTTGGGGAAGTTGTAGACTGTACAATTAAAACAGATCCAGTGACTGGAAGATCAAGAGGATTTGGATTTGTGCTTTTCAAAGATGCTGCTAGTGTTGATAAGGTTTTGGAACTGAAAGAACACAAATTGGATGGCAAATTGATAGACCCCAAAAGGGCCAAAGCTTTAAAAGGGAAAGAACCTCCCAAAAAGGTTTTTGTGGGTGGATTGAGCCCAGATACTTCTGAAGaacaaattaaagaatattttggagCCTTTGGAGAGATTGAAAATATTGAACTTCCCATggatacaaaaacaaatgaaagaagaggattttgtTTTATCACATATACAGACAAAGAGCCAGTAAAGAAATTGTTAGAAAGCCGATACCATCAAATTGGTTCTGGGAAGTGTGAAATCAAAGTTGCACAACCCAAAGAGGTATACAggcagcaacagcaacaacaaaaaggaggaagaggtgcTGCAGCTGGTGGACGAGGTGGTACTAGGGGTCGTGGACGACGTCAGGGCCAAAACTGGAACCAAGGATTTAATAACTGTTATGATCAAGGATATGGAAATTACAATAGTGCCTATGGTGGTGATCAAAACTATAGTGGCTATGGCGGCTTTTATTATACTGGGTATAACTATGGGAACTATGGATATGGACAGGGATATGCAGACTACAGTGGCCAACAGAGCACTTATGGCAAGGCGTCTCGAGGGGGTGGCAATCACCAAAACAATTACCAGCCATACTAA